One window of the Conexibacter sp. SYSU D00693 genome contains the following:
- a CDS encoding arylamine N-acetyltransferase: MPLDVDALLRRVGLAERPPATVEGLRTLHRAFVASVPYEDLAIQLGETGPLEVGVVARRLLHGGRGGYCFELNGVLATLLEAVGLQVWRHEAVVGARGERGVTPTNHLALVVEAEGRRWLAEAGLGEGWLDPLELVEGREHGRGGLWWDVAREADGGWWVGQHPWGSTAGVSVGPDAVGLGAFAPHHERLSCSADSSFVRTLVVQRPQDDRVVTLRARTLGAKGPAVDERRVLVDVDDLAATLRDAFGIDPAALGPARLGRLWDAACAQHEAWLAEQQAPAA, from the coding sequence GTGCCGCTCGACGTCGACGCGCTCCTGCGCCGGGTCGGCCTGGCCGAGCGTCCGCCGGCGACGGTCGAGGGCCTGCGGACGCTGCACCGCGCCTTCGTCGCGTCGGTGCCCTACGAGGACCTGGCCATCCAGCTCGGCGAGACGGGGCCGCTCGAGGTCGGCGTCGTGGCGCGCCGCCTGCTGCACGGCGGGCGCGGGGGCTACTGCTTCGAGCTCAACGGCGTCCTGGCGACGCTGCTCGAGGCGGTCGGCCTGCAGGTCTGGCGCCACGAGGCGGTCGTGGGCGCGCGCGGCGAGCGGGGCGTCACGCCGACGAACCACCTTGCGCTCGTCGTCGAGGCCGAGGGCCGGCGGTGGCTGGCCGAGGCGGGGCTGGGCGAGGGCTGGCTGGACCCGCTCGAGCTCGTCGAGGGCCGGGAGCACGGCCGTGGCGGGCTGTGGTGGGACGTCGCGCGCGAGGCCGACGGCGGCTGGTGGGTCGGCCAGCATCCGTGGGGGTCCACGGCCGGCGTCTCGGTCGGGCCCGACGCGGTGGGCCTCGGGGCCTTCGCGCCGCACCACGAGCGGCTGTCCTGCAGTGCCGACTCGTCGTTCGTCCGGACGCTGGTGGTCCAGCGCCCGCAGGACGACCGCGTCGTCACGCTGCGGGCGCGGACGCTGGGCGCGAAGGGGCCCGCGGTCGACGAGCGGCGCGTCCTGGTCGACGTGGACGACCTCGCCGCGACGCTGCGCGACGCGTTCGGCATCGACCCCGCGGCGCTGGGGCCGGCGCGGCTCGGACGGCTGTGGGACGCGGCGTGCGCGCAGCACGAGGCGTGGCTGGCCGAGCAGCAGGCGCCGGCGGCCTAG
- a CDS encoding ATP-binding protein: MSSAPLTLEELRSVDLFDELDDEALAQWLAVAQTRDVPAGTDVTERGDPLGVHLLLEGTMRPWLRVGDGEEPLDRQHAPTWIGAVATLTEKPLDVRMEAEVDCRVALLPREDFRRLAFAHQTVHTRVMRAVVPVLSGLTAVEQHRERLASLGTMAAGLAHEMGNPAAAAQRAADQLDEALSVIGGAMQRFVDAGVERDQAAKILELQARLAAGVQGRSALDALDAADAEDELADRLADHGVAEPWRVAEPLAAAGADATWLDEVAAIAGPATPTAVELTAATLGAHGLAVELKEATRRLVDLVGAVKSYSYMDRGELVEVDLHEGLETTLTVLAHKLKHTSIEVVREYARDLPKLIVHGSELNQVWTNLLVNAIQALGERGTITVRTDRDGDCVVVEVSDDGPGIPEDVGERIFDAFFTTKDVGSGTGLGLSTARRIVAERHDGSISFTSRPGATTFTVRLPLRQGDPSA; encoded by the coding sequence ATGAGCAGCGCGCCGCTCACGCTCGAGGAGCTGCGCAGCGTCGACCTGTTCGACGAGCTCGACGACGAGGCGCTGGCCCAGTGGCTCGCCGTCGCGCAGACCCGCGACGTCCCGGCGGGCACCGACGTCACCGAGCGCGGCGACCCGCTCGGCGTCCACCTGCTCCTGGAGGGCACGATGCGCCCGTGGCTGCGCGTCGGCGACGGCGAGGAGCCGCTGGACCGCCAGCACGCGCCGACGTGGATCGGCGCCGTGGCGACGCTCACCGAGAAGCCGCTCGACGTCCGCATGGAGGCCGAGGTCGACTGCCGCGTGGCGCTCCTGCCCCGGGAGGACTTCCGCCGGCTCGCCTTCGCCCACCAGACCGTGCACACGCGCGTCATGCGCGCTGTCGTCCCGGTGCTGAGCGGGCTGACCGCCGTCGAGCAGCACCGCGAGCGCCTCGCGTCGCTGGGCACCATGGCCGCCGGCCTGGCCCACGAGATGGGCAACCCTGCCGCGGCGGCCCAGCGCGCGGCCGACCAGCTCGACGAGGCCCTCTCCGTCATCGGCGGCGCGATGCAGCGCTTCGTCGACGCCGGCGTCGAGCGCGACCAGGCGGCGAAGATCCTCGAGCTGCAGGCGCGGCTCGCCGCCGGCGTCCAGGGCCGCAGCGCGCTGGACGCCCTCGACGCCGCCGACGCCGAGGACGAGCTCGCCGACCGCCTCGCCGACCACGGCGTCGCCGAGCCGTGGCGGGTGGCCGAGCCGCTGGCCGCCGCCGGGGCGGACGCCACCTGGCTCGACGAGGTCGCCGCGATCGCCGGCCCGGCGACGCCCACGGCCGTGGAGCTCACCGCCGCGACCCTCGGCGCCCACGGCCTGGCCGTCGAGCTCAAGGAGGCCACGCGCCGGCTCGTCGACCTCGTCGGCGCGGTGAAGTCCTACTCGTACATGGACCGCGGCGAGCTCGTGGAGGTCGACCTCCACGAGGGACTCGAGACGACGCTCACCGTCCTGGCCCACAAGCTCAAGCACACGAGCATCGAGGTGGTCCGCGAGTACGCCCGCGACCTGCCCAAGCTCATCGTCCACGGCTCCGAGCTCAACCAGGTGTGGACCAACCTCCTCGTCAACGCCATCCAGGCGCTGGGCGAGCGCGGCACGATCACCGTCCGCACCGACCGCGACGGCGACTGCGTGGTGGTCGAGGTCTCCGACGACGGTCCCGGCATCCCCGAGGACGTCGGGGAGCGGATCTTCGACGCGTTCTTCACGACCAAGGACGTCGGCAGCGGCACCGGCCTGGGGCTGTCGACGGCGCGGCGCATCGTGGCCGAGCGCCACGACGGCTCGATCTCGTTCACGTCGCGCCCGGGCGCGACGACGTTCACCGTGCGCCTGCCGCTGCGCCAGGGCGACCCGTCGGCCTAG
- a CDS encoding MarC family protein codes for MDLDALGETFVTLAVIMDPIGLAPIFVAMTRGQTSAQRRRAAVKAVLAAGALVIGFALFGGLLLEYLHVSVESLSIAGGLLLLLVALEMLRGEDYPEASEQDVSLVPLATPLVAGPGAIATVIVLSRTYDDAGGRLGVITAIVGALLVVGATLFAAEALSRRLPDSFIDFLTRVLGLLLSAIAVQLVVDGVRGTLAAG; via the coding sequence GTGGACCTCGACGCCCTCGGCGAGACCTTCGTCACCCTGGCGGTGATCATGGACCCCATCGGCCTCGCGCCGATCTTCGTGGCCATGACGCGCGGGCAGACGTCGGCGCAGCGCCGGCGCGCGGCGGTCAAGGCGGTGCTCGCGGCGGGCGCGCTCGTCATCGGCTTCGCGCTCTTCGGCGGCCTGCTGCTCGAGTACCTGCACGTCTCCGTCGAGAGCCTCTCGATCGCCGGCGGCCTGCTGCTGCTCCTCGTCGCCCTCGAGATGCTGCGCGGCGAGGACTACCCCGAGGCCAGCGAGCAGGACGTCTCCCTCGTGCCGCTCGCGACGCCGCTCGTCGCGGGGCCGGGCGCGATCGCCACGGTCATCGTCCTGTCGCGCACCTACGACGACGCGGGCGGCCGCCTTGGCGTCATCACCGCGATCGTCGGCGCCCTGCTCGTCGTCGGCGCGACGCTCTTCGCCGCCGAGGCCCTCTCCCGCCGCCTGCCCGACTCGTTCATCGACTTCCTCACCCGCGTCCTGGGCCTCCTGCTCTCGGCGATCGCCGTCCAGCTCGTGGTCGACGGCGTCCGCGGCACCCTCGCGGCGGGCTGA
- a CDS encoding M20/M25/M40 family metallo-hydrolase has product MPEPLLDALLDWLRIPSISTGGGDPADLQRAAQWAADRVVEAGGEAELVTVDGSNPIVVGELRSDDADAPTVLVYGHYDVQGAGDEALWTTPAFEPTIRDERIWARGAADDKGNFWPLLAAACALKREGELPVHVRVCCEGEEEAGSHGVIAWLREDEVGADAAIVFDSGMVDPQTPAITLGLRGVVQATFTVTTGERDLHSGIYGGTALNPLHVVTRMLAAVVPGPDGVLREELREGVLEPAAAELRSWEALPTGAEVLGEAGAREAYPGAAGEYYRRNGADAALDVNEVVAGEPRTVIPRSARATVSLRLAPGQEPGRMQAVLEGLLRDAAPAEAELEFRWHSASPALFPVDEPAIQLAAGALERAVGKAPAFLRSGGSIPIVAELAAKEIPTIVSGFVLPDDAFHAPDESFSLRGLELGERAGRELLKALAELPR; this is encoded by the coding sequence ATGCCCGAGCCCCTGCTCGACGCGCTGCTGGACTGGCTGCGCATCCCGTCGATCTCCACCGGCGGCGGCGATCCGGCCGACCTCCAGCGGGCCGCCCAGTGGGCCGCCGACCGCGTCGTGGAGGCGGGCGGCGAAGCCGAGCTCGTCACCGTCGACGGGTCCAACCCGATCGTCGTCGGCGAGCTGCGCTCGGACGACGCCGACGCGCCCACGGTGCTCGTCTACGGCCACTACGACGTCCAGGGCGCGGGCGACGAGGCGCTGTGGACGACGCCCGCCTTCGAGCCGACGATCCGCGACGAGCGCATCTGGGCGCGGGGCGCCGCCGACGACAAGGGCAACTTCTGGCCGCTGCTGGCCGCCGCCTGCGCGCTCAAGCGCGAGGGCGAGCTGCCGGTCCACGTGCGCGTGTGCTGCGAGGGCGAGGAGGAGGCCGGCTCGCACGGCGTCATCGCCTGGCTGCGCGAGGACGAGGTCGGCGCCGACGCGGCGATCGTCTTCGACTCGGGGATGGTCGACCCCCAGACGCCGGCCATCACCCTCGGCCTGCGCGGCGTCGTCCAGGCGACCTTCACCGTCACGACGGGCGAGCGCGACCTGCACTCCGGGATCTACGGCGGCACGGCGCTCAACCCGCTGCACGTCGTGACGCGGATGCTCGCGGCGGTCGTCCCCGGGCCGGACGGCGTCCTGCGCGAGGAGTTGCGCGAGGGCGTGCTCGAGCCGGCCGCGGCGGAGCTGCGCTCGTGGGAGGCGCTGCCCACCGGCGCCGAGGTCCTCGGCGAGGCGGGCGCGCGCGAGGCCTACCCCGGCGCCGCCGGCGAGTACTACCGGCGCAACGGCGCCGACGCCGCCCTGGACGTCAACGAGGTCGTCGCGGGCGAGCCTCGGACGGTCATCCCGCGCAGCGCGCGGGCGACCGTCTCGCTGCGCCTGGCCCCCGGGCAGGAGCCGGGCCGGATGCAGGCGGTGCTCGAGGGGCTGCTGCGCGACGCCGCGCCGGCCGAGGCCGAGCTGGAGTTCCGCTGGCACAGCGCGTCGCCCGCGCTGTTCCCGGTGGACGAGCCGGCGATCCAGCTCGCCGCCGGGGCCCTGGAGCGGGCGGTCGGCAAGGCCCCGGCGTTCCTGCGCTCGGGCGGGTCGATCCCGATCGTCGCCGAGCTCGCGGCGAAGGAGATCCCGACGATCGTGTCCGGCTTCGTCCTGCCCGACGACGCCTTCCACGCGCCCGACGAGTCGTTCTCGCTGCGCGGGCTCGAGCTGGGCGAGCGCGCGGGCCGCGAGCTGCTCAAGGCGCTGGCCGAGCTGCCGCGGTGA
- a CDS encoding zinc-dependent alcohol dehydrogenase, which translates to MRASVWSGRNTMQVEEVPDPRILNERDAIVKITSTAICGSDLHLYDGYVPTMQHGDILGHEFMGEVVETGKGVSHLSVGDRVVVPFPIACGGCWHCKQGLTAACENSNPNAGLAEKMFGHTCSGIFGYSHLTGGYAGGQAEYARVPYADVGPMKVEDDLSDEQVLFLTDVFPTGYMGAELCDVQGGDVIAVFGAGPVGLFAIASAIMLGAEQVIAIDPQQYRLDMATAKAGATATINPDECADVVEQLKELTGGRGPDACIDAVGMEATHGHSTLNAVERVKQANRMETDKGPALRDAIMACRPGGIVSVMGVYGGLMDKFPTGAFMNKGLQLRTGQCHVHRYLEPLYEHIRNGDIDPSFIVTHRLPLDEAPNAYETFKHKQDECVKVVLKP; encoded by the coding sequence ATGAGGGCGAGCGTCTGGTCGGGCCGCAACACCATGCAGGTCGAGGAGGTGCCGGACCCGCGGATCCTCAACGAGCGCGACGCGATCGTGAAGATCACCTCGACGGCGATCTGCGGCTCGGACCTGCACCTCTACGACGGCTACGTGCCGACGATGCAGCACGGCGACATCCTCGGCCACGAGTTCATGGGCGAGGTCGTCGAGACCGGCAAGGGCGTCTCGCACCTCAGCGTCGGCGACCGCGTCGTCGTCCCGTTCCCGATCGCCTGCGGCGGCTGCTGGCACTGCAAGCAGGGGCTCACGGCGGCGTGCGAGAACTCCAACCCCAACGCCGGGCTGGCCGAGAAGATGTTCGGCCACACCTGCTCGGGGATCTTCGGCTACTCGCACCTCACGGGCGGCTACGCCGGCGGCCAGGCCGAGTACGCGCGGGTGCCCTACGCCGACGTGGGCCCGATGAAGGTCGAGGACGACCTCAGCGACGAGCAGGTCCTCTTCCTCACGGACGTCTTCCCGACGGGCTACATGGGCGCGGAGCTGTGCGACGTCCAGGGCGGCGACGTCATCGCGGTGTTCGGGGCCGGGCCGGTCGGGCTCTTCGCCATCGCCAGCGCGATCATGCTCGGCGCCGAGCAGGTCATCGCCATCGACCCCCAGCAGTACCGCCTCGACATGGCGACCGCGAAGGCGGGGGCGACCGCGACGATCAACCCCGACGAGTGCGCCGACGTCGTCGAGCAGCTCAAGGAGCTCACGGGCGGCCGCGGGCCCGACGCGTGCATCGACGCCGTCGGCATGGAGGCCACCCACGGCCACAGCACGCTCAACGCCGTCGAGCGCGTCAAGCAGGCCAACCGGATGGAGACCGACAAGGGGCCGGCGCTGCGCGACGCGATCATGGCCTGCCGTCCCGGCGGCATCGTCTCGGTGATGGGCGTCTACGGCGGGCTCATGGACAAGTTCCCCACCGGCGCCTTCATGAACAAGGGCCTGCAGCTGCGCACCGGCCAGTGCCACGTGCACCGCTACCTCGAGCCGCTCTACGAGCACATCCGCAACGGCGACATCGACCCGAGCTTCATCGTCACCCACCGCCTCCCGCTCGACGAGGCCCCGAACGCCTACGAGACCTTCAAGCACAAGCAGGACGAGTGCGTGAAGGTCGTCCTCAAGCCCTGA
- a CDS encoding class I SAM-dependent methyltransferase, whose product MPDTISRPHPTGRYAIAFPDSNAAADQDAECCDLHGEDGVERVRFHDYAAIYRRPGLYEQLFYEELRCQSPQVVTELLAEQVAAAGVEPSSLRVLDLGAGNGMVGERLARLGVGSVTGIDLLPEAREAAERDRPGVYDAYVVGDLTALEAGAHATLASASPNCLTTVAALGFGDVPPAVFAAAFGFVAIDGWLAMTIKEDFLDADDGSGFAELVRGAVTDGTIELCAQRTYRHRLAADGSELFYSALVARKRGELAT is encoded by the coding sequence GTGCCCGACACGATCTCCCGACCGCACCCGACCGGCCGCTACGCCATCGCGTTCCCCGACAGCAACGCCGCTGCCGACCAGGACGCCGAGTGCTGCGACCTCCACGGCGAGGACGGCGTGGAGCGCGTGCGCTTCCACGACTACGCCGCCATCTACCGGCGGCCCGGCCTCTACGAGCAGCTGTTCTACGAGGAGCTGCGCTGCCAGTCCCCGCAGGTCGTCACCGAGCTCCTGGCCGAGCAGGTCGCGGCGGCCGGCGTGGAACCGTCGTCGCTGCGCGTGCTGGACCTCGGCGCCGGCAACGGCATGGTGGGCGAGCGGCTCGCCCGGCTGGGCGTCGGCTCGGTCACCGGCATCGACCTCCTGCCCGAGGCGCGCGAGGCGGCCGAGCGCGACCGGCCGGGCGTCTACGACGCCTACGTCGTCGGCGACCTCACCGCGCTCGAGGCCGGCGCCCACGCGACCCTCGCGTCGGCGTCCCCGAACTGCCTGACCACCGTCGCGGCGCTGGGCTTCGGCGACGTCCCGCCCGCGGTCTTCGCCGCGGCCTTCGGCTTCGTGGCGATCGACGGCTGGCTGGCGATGACGATCAAGGAGGACTTCCTCGACGCCGACGACGGATCGGGCTTCGCCGAGCTCGTGCGCGGGGCCGTGACCGACGGCACCATCGAGCTCTGCGCCCAGCGCACCTACCGCCATCGCCTCGCGGCCGACGGCTCGGAGCTCTTCTACTCCGCGCTCGTGGCGCGCAAGCGCGGCGAGCTCGCCACCTAG
- a CDS encoding DUF202 domain-containing protein: MADVDARFSLANERTYLAWIRTALALLAGGVAAAKAIEFDHEVWRWAVAAPPIAGGGFLGAAALRRWRTYEAALEAGRPLPVGRGLGAVSAVLAAYAVLVLVATVAD, translated from the coding sequence GTGGCCGACGTCGACGCCCGCTTCTCGCTGGCCAACGAGCGCACGTACCTGGCGTGGATCCGCACCGCCCTCGCGCTGCTCGCCGGCGGCGTCGCGGCGGCCAAGGCCATCGAGTTCGACCACGAGGTCTGGCGCTGGGCGGTCGCCGCGCCGCCGATCGCCGGCGGCGGCTTCCTCGGCGCGGCGGCGCTGCGGCGGTGGCGCACCTACGAGGCCGCGCTCGAGGCGGGGCGCCCGCTGCCCGTGGGCCGCGGGCTGGGCGCCGTGAGCGCCGTCCTCGCCGCCTACGCGGTGCTCGTGCTCGTCGCGACCGTCGCCGACTAG
- a CDS encoding DHA2 family efflux MFS transporter permease subunit, translating to MSSTASRAGSPGWTLALTGAALFMTALDNLVVGVALPSIREDLGGSLESLEWTVNAYTLAFAVLLVTGAALGDRFGRRRLFLVGTAVFTGASAAAALAPSIEALVAARAVQGVGAAIVTPLTLTLVSEAVAPEKRGAALGIWGGISGLGVALGPFVGGLVVEGVAWQWIFWLNVPVGLVLLPLAARRLAESRGPDRELDLPGLGLAGAGLFGVVFGIVRGEALGWTSTTVLVSLAAGVALLVAFAAWQRRAAAPMLPPRFVRSRAFVATNGLSFAMFFGTFGSIFLLSQFFQTAQGLGPFEAGARTLPWTAMPMVVAPLAGLLSDRVGTRPLMALGLTLQAGALAWLAAVTDPATTFGELVVPFVMAGSGMALVFPTAAATVLAAVRPADAGKASGATNAFREVGGVLGVAVLASVFATHGGYGSPQQFTDGLTAALPVAVVVLAVGAVLALLVPGRERDVAAQAVPATA from the coding sequence ATGTCATCCACCGCCTCCCGAGCCGGGTCGCCTGGCTGGACGCTGGCCCTCACCGGCGCCGCGCTGTTCATGACCGCCCTCGACAACCTCGTCGTCGGGGTCGCCCTCCCCTCGATCCGCGAGGACCTCGGCGGCTCGCTCGAGTCGCTCGAGTGGACCGTCAACGCCTACACGCTGGCCTTCGCCGTCCTGCTCGTCACGGGCGCGGCGCTCGGCGACCGCTTCGGCCGGCGCCGCCTGTTCCTCGTCGGGACGGCCGTCTTCACCGGCGCGAGCGCCGCCGCCGCGCTGGCACCCTCGATCGAGGCGCTCGTCGCCGCCCGGGCGGTGCAGGGCGTCGGGGCGGCGATCGTCACGCCGCTCACCCTCACGCTGGTCTCCGAGGCGGTCGCGCCCGAGAAGCGCGGCGCCGCGCTCGGGATCTGGGGCGGGATCAGCGGCCTGGGCGTCGCGCTCGGCCCGTTCGTCGGTGGGCTCGTCGTCGAGGGCGTCGCGTGGCAGTGGATCTTCTGGCTCAACGTGCCGGTGGGCCTCGTGCTGCTGCCACTCGCCGCGCGCCGGCTCGCCGAGTCCCGCGGCCCGGACCGCGAGCTCGACCTCCCGGGCCTCGGCCTGGCGGGTGCCGGCCTGTTCGGCGTCGTCTTCGGGATCGTCCGTGGCGAGGCGCTGGGCTGGACGAGCACGACGGTCCTCGTCTCGCTGGCCGCCGGCGTGGCGCTGCTCGTCGCCTTCGCCGCGTGGCAGCGGCGCGCCGCGGCGCCGATGCTGCCGCCGCGCTTCGTGCGCTCGCGGGCGTTCGTCGCCACGAACGGCCTGAGCTTCGCCATGTTCTTCGGGACCTTCGGCTCGATCTTCCTGCTCTCGCAGTTCTTCCAGACCGCCCAGGGCCTCGGGCCGTTCGAGGCCGGCGCCCGGACGCTGCCGTGGACCGCGATGCCGATGGTCGTCGCGCCGCTGGCCGGCCTGCTCTCCGACCGCGTGGGGACCCGCCCGCTCATGGCGCTCGGGCTGACGCTCCAGGCCGGTGCGCTGGCGTGGCTGGCCGCCGTCACCGACCCCGCGACGACCTTCGGCGAGCTCGTCGTGCCGTTCGTCATGGCCGGCTCGGGCATGGCGCTCGTGTTCCCGACCGCCGCCGCCACGGTCCTCGCCGCGGTGCGCCCCGCCGACGCCGGCAAGGCCTCGGGCGCCACGAACGCCTTCCGCGAGGTGGGCGGCGTCCTCGGCGTCGCGGTCCTCGCGTCGGTCTTCGCGACCCACGGCGGCTACGGCTCCCCGCAGCAGTTCACCGACGGCCTCACCGCGGCCCTGCCCGTCGCGGTCGTCGTCCTGGCGGTCGGCGCGGTGCTCGCGCTCCTGGTCCCGGGCCGCGAGCGCGACGTCGCGGCGCAGGCCGTCCCGGCCACCGCGTAG
- a CDS encoding FAD-dependent oxidoreductase: protein MAGTEGARRPAILAVDDEPAVLAAVARDLRRGFGERYRILRATSGAEALELLKEVRRRGDQVALLVADQRMPGMSGTEYLVQARQLAPEAKRVLLTAYADTEAAIQAINEVALDYYLLKPWDPPEEQLFPVVEDLLTTWEAGAALEAGGVRLVGHRFSRESHDLRDFLARNRVPARWLDVERDGEARELLTVAGVEPDRLPVALLEDGSVLERPTVTELAERLGVSGAPSQDHYDLVIVGGGPAGLAAAVYGASEGLKTVLVEREAPGGQAGQSSRIENYLGFPTGLSGSDLARRATDQARRLGAELLSVQDAVGLRAEGAGRIVELSGGGTLSASCVLVASGVSYRQLDAPGFADFTGAGVYYGAALTEARSCADQHVVVIGGANSAGQAAVYFSGYARQVTMLVRGPSLEASMSHYLIEQLAALPNVEVRTGTSAVAAEGQDGRLTRLQVKGPDDAEPVAMDVDACFIFIGAAPRTDWLDGVVARDPRGFILAGPDAQQAGWALGREPYLLETTVPGVFVAGDVRARSIKRVASAVGEGSMAVSLIHQYLVDA from the coding sequence ATGGCGGGGACTGAGGGGGCACGGCGACCGGCGATCCTGGCGGTGGACGACGAGCCCGCGGTGCTCGCAGCCGTCGCCCGCGACCTGCGCCGGGGCTTCGGCGAGCGCTACCGGATCCTGCGGGCGACCTCGGGGGCCGAGGCGCTCGAGCTGCTCAAGGAGGTGCGCCGGCGCGGCGACCAGGTCGCCCTGCTCGTCGCCGACCAGCGGATGCCCGGGATGTCGGGCACCGAGTACCTCGTCCAGGCCCGTCAGCTCGCGCCCGAGGCCAAGCGCGTCCTGCTCACCGCCTACGCCGACACCGAGGCGGCGATCCAGGCGATCAACGAGGTGGCGCTGGACTACTACCTCCTCAAGCCCTGGGACCCGCCGGAGGAACAGCTCTTCCCGGTGGTCGAGGACCTGCTGACGACGTGGGAGGCCGGCGCGGCGCTCGAGGCCGGCGGCGTGCGGCTCGTCGGCCACCGCTTCTCGCGCGAGTCCCACGACCTGCGCGACTTCCTGGCGCGCAACCGCGTCCCGGCGCGCTGGCTCGACGTCGAGCGCGATGGCGAGGCGCGCGAGCTGCTGACCGTGGCCGGCGTGGAGCCCGACCGGCTGCCGGTCGCGCTGCTCGAGGACGGCTCGGTGCTCGAACGCCCGACCGTCACCGAGCTCGCCGAGCGCCTCGGCGTCAGCGGAGCGCCGTCGCAGGACCACTACGACCTCGTCATCGTCGGCGGCGGACCCGCCGGCCTGGCCGCCGCGGTCTACGGCGCCTCCGAGGGCTTGAAGACGGTGCTCGTCGAGCGCGAGGCGCCCGGCGGGCAGGCGGGGCAGTCCAGCCGCATCGAGAACTACCTCGGCTTCCCGACCGGCCTGTCGGGCTCGGACCTCGCGCGGCGGGCGACCGACCAGGCGCGCCGGCTCGGCGCCGAGCTGCTGAGCGTACAGGACGCGGTGGGACTGCGGGCCGAGGGGGCGGGGCGCATCGTCGAGCTCAGCGGGGGCGGGACGCTGAGCGCGAGCTGCGTCCTCGTCGCCTCCGGCGTCTCCTACCGCCAGCTCGACGCGCCGGGCTTCGCCGACTTCACCGGCGCGGGGGTCTACTACGGCGCCGCGCTGACCGAGGCGCGCTCGTGCGCGGACCAGCACGTCGTGGTCATCGGCGGCGCCAACTCCGCCGGCCAGGCCGCGGTCTACTTCTCCGGCTACGCCCGCCAGGTGACGATGCTCGTGCGCGGCCCGTCGCTCGAGGCGTCGATGTCGCACTACCTCATCGAGCAGCTGGCGGCCCTGCCCAACGTGGAGGTGCGCACCGGCACGTCGGCGGTCGCGGCCGAGGGCCAGGACGGCCGGCTGACGCGCCTGCAGGTCAAGGGCCCCGACGACGCCGAGCCGGTGGCGATGGACGTCGACGCGTGCTTCATCTTCATCGGCGCCGCGCCGCGCACCGACTGGCTGGACGGCGTCGTCGCCCGTGACCCGCGCGGGTTCATCCTCGCCGGGCCCGACGCGCAGCAGGCGGGGTGGGCGCTGGGCCGCGAGCCCTACCTGCTGGAGACCACCGTGCCCGGCGTCTTCGTCGCCGGCGACGTCCGCGCCCGCTCGATCAAGCGCGTCGCCAGCGCGGTCGGGGAGGGCTCGATGGCGGTCTCGCTCATCCACCAGTACCTCGTCGACGCATGA
- a CDS encoding TetR/AcrR family transcriptional regulator codes for MPPASATTKRTLSTAEERREALVEAAVRVFAERGFHATPTLDVAKAAGISQAYLFRLFPTKSELFVAAVDRAKDRILRTFDEAAATAGEEGALAAMGMAYEALVERDRDVLRLQLQSQVAAASDPAIRDAARRCFADLHDLVAQRSGASPEELKGFFAAGMLINAMAAVDAEGLDEPWAATLTLRDHDC; via the coding sequence ATGCCCCCCGCGTCCGCCACGACGAAGCGCACGCTGTCGACCGCCGAGGAGCGCCGGGAGGCGCTCGTCGAGGCGGCGGTGCGGGTGTTCGCCGAGCGGGGCTTCCACGCGACGCCGACCCTCGACGTGGCCAAGGCCGCCGGGATCAGCCAGGCCTACCTCTTCCGCCTCTTCCCCACGAAGAGCGAGCTGTTCGTGGCGGCGGTCGACCGTGCGAAGGACCGCATCCTGCGCACGTTCGACGAGGCGGCCGCGACCGCCGGCGAGGAGGGCGCCCTGGCGGCGATGGGCATGGCCTACGAGGCGCTGGTCGAGCGCGATCGCGACGTGCTGCGCCTCCAGCTCCAGTCCCAGGTCGCGGCGGCGAGCGACCCGGCCATCCGCGACGCCGCCCGCCGGTGCTTCGCCGACCTGCACGACCTCGTCGCCCAGCGGTCGGGCGCGAGCCCGGAGGAGCTCAAGGGCTTCTTCGCCGCGGGGATGCTCATCAACGCCATGGCCGCGGTCGACGCCGAGGGCCTCGACGAGCCGTGGGCGGCCACCCTGACCCTCCGCGACCACGACTGCTGA